In a single window of the Littorina saxatilis isolate snail1 linkage group LG3, US_GU_Lsax_2.0, whole genome shotgun sequence genome:
- the LOC138961826 gene encoding TIP41-like protein, with translation MASRQNNLAQQQQRKEPEVQQGEFGPWTMSSIKSHILESDGAERERFEKELELPQLPEMVFGGNKLTLTHKDGFGIEFSALDALKMVDAHNDPLKVAAAKVWREARADCEHIQNVVKPFDWTFSTHYKGTLCGKPAMKVTETSEHIDIEKLKQRERICFYDDIVLFEDELSDNGCSILSVKIRVMPTSFFVLLRFFMRVDQVMVRIADTRIYHETSWNYILREYTCKDETTDKLKVPAHVLTDPNEISKHLPVRVELYEKLVFPGTESLAAVENTDKEVPR, from the exons ATGGCCAGTCGACAGAACAACTTggcgcagcagcagcagcggaaAGAGCCGGAGGTGCAGCAGGGAGAGTTCGGCCCGTGGACAATGTCTTCCATCAAGTCCCACATTCTGGAGTCAGACGGAGCTGAGAGAGAAAG GTTTGAGAAAGAGCTTGAGCTACCCCAGCTTCCTGAGATGGTGTTTGGCGGCAACAAGCTGACGCTGACACACAAAGATGGCTTTGGCATCGAGTTCAGTGCGCTGGACGCCTTGAAGATGGTGGACGCTCACAATGACCCCCTCAAGGTCGCCGCTGCCAAGGTCTGGAGAGAAGCAAG GGCTGACTGTGAACACATTCAGAACGTGGTGAAGCCATTCGACTGGACGTTCAGCACACACTACAAAGGCACACTCTGTGGGAAGCCTGCAATGAAA GTGACAGAAACATCCGAACACATTGACATTGAAAAGCTAAAGCAGCGTGAACGTATCTGTTTTTACGATGACATCGTGCTGTTTGAGGATGAACTGTCTGACAATGGCTGCTCCATTCTAAGTGTCAAAATT CGAGTGATGCCCACCAGTTTCTTCGTCCTGTTGCGCTTCTTCATGCGTGTGGACCAGGTGATGGTTCGTATCGCTGACACCAGGATTTACCACGAG acttCATGGAATTACATCTTAAGGGAGTACACATGCAAGGATGAAACCACAGATAAGCTAAAG GTTCCAGCCCACGTGTTAACAGATCCCAACGAAATCTCCAAGCACCTTCCAGTTAGGGTTGAACTGTATGAGAAACTGGTGTTTCCTGGCACAGAGTCTCTGGCTGCAGTGGAAAACACAGATAAGGAGGTTCCTCGGTGA
- the LOC138961821 gene encoding uncharacterized protein, which yields MFMSFSDTIKPYSELTPSSHSDAIMSSDDVTDSHITTLLDDIKLNVDTEMFKRHLEKCSRRKLETWRDKDDLDLMHHAIMESNFVVVGNFFALGFFKPPHEVMTSWLYVHVAAVLGQRTIVSMLLQERPYDNRKVVLDWPLFHRAIAPKLDVSKVTTSIVPTEEKEKTFAFLPLDLAARYGHVQSVKTILDFHIFRAHQSQGGVAYIRSSVAKTTGHMNMACLLDSPFALRLLLTDKPEAEDAKNALDISLKKAKPECVDALLRFGVDTKRLFGGMNLFHVLFAYSKSFEESWFESFVTVTSVLLRHHHDVNECRPSRTYPLYSLLRCTRIAKMKNSAPFVIAALLLLLQGGADPNFDERFVEEAVRDKEHNTAFGRQPYPSALHCLIDAAVNYMEEVTDAEHVIKYVYKCSELLLRHGADASYVGKYRDASGEERERRGNVLHVLCDAAPHLGRMDNTLLLLLLRHGADPDACVDGRFPLTSYLDAMFGGFEALESDSHEKQVSPAVRSPRSVGSPALQRRGNSTSTLTNRPAADDVSDDAELITDVRRMCRMLGFMSLKNQNICANIVRARLTSQAGESTDVNRGLKRALEEMEKYTLTAPSLRRCCAMLVWRHCRRHVGNVYALPVPKPLINVVMNNL from the exons ATGTTCATGTCATTTTCAGACACGATTAAACCATATTCCGAACTGACGCCCTCTAGCCACTCTGACGCAATCATGTCGAGTGATGACGTCACCGACTCTCACATCACCACCCTTCTCGATGACATCAAGCTAAACGTTGACACAGAGATGTTCAAACGTCACTTAGAAAAGTGCTCCCGCCGAAAACTTGAAACCTGGCGAGACAAAGATGACCTTGACCTCATGCATCACGCCATCATGGAAAGCAACTTCGTCGTGGTAGGAAACTTCTTCGCCCTGGGCTTTTTCAAACCTCCacacgaagtgatgacgtcatgGCTATATGTGCACGTGGCGGCTGTGCTGGGCCAGAGGACGATCGTGTCCATGCTGCTGCAGGAACGCCCCTACGACAACAGGAAGGTGGTGCTGGACTGGCCACTCTTCCACAGGGCCATCGCCCCCAAATTGGACGTCAGCAAAGTGACCACTTCTATCGTGCCCaccgaagagaaagagaagactTTCGCCTTCCTGCCCCTGGATCTCGCGGCACGTTACGGGCACGTGCAGAGCGTCAAGACCATCCTAGACTTCCACATCTTCCGCGCGCACCAGTCACAAGGCGGTGTGGCTTACATAAGGTCGTCCGTTGCCAAGACAACGGGTCATATGAACATGGCGTGTTTGCTGGACTCGCCCTTCGCTCTGAGGCTCCTCCTGACGGATAAACCGGAGGCCGAGGACGCTAAGAACGCTCTGGACATCTCTCTGAAGAAGGCCAAGCCGGAGTGCGTTGATGCCTTGCTGAGATTCGGGGTGGATACCAAGCGACTGTTCGGTGGGATGAATCTCTTCCACGTCCTGTTTGCATACAGCAAGTCTTTCGAGGAGTCCTGGTTCGAGTCCTTTGTCACTGTGACGTCCGTGTTGCTACGTCATCACCATGACGTCAACGAGTGCAGACCGTCACGAACCTACCCTTTATACAGTCTACTGCGTTGCACGCGCATTGCCAAAATGAAAAATTCGGCGCCTTTTGTCATCGCCGCACTTCTTCTGCTTCTACAG GGGGGAGCAGACCCCAACTTTGACGAGCGTTTCGTGGAGGAGGCGGTGCGGGATAAGGAGCACAACACCGCGTTCGGCAGACAGCCCTACCCCTCAGCCCTCCACTGTCTCATCGACGCTGCTGTCAACTACATGGAGGAG GTGACTGACGCAGAACACGTCATCAAATACGTGTACAAGTGTTCAGAGTTGCTGCTACGTCACGGTGCAGATGCGTCATACGTGGGCAAATACCGAGACGCGTCAGGCGAAGAACGAGAGAGACGCGGCAACGTCCTGCACGTGCTGTGTGACGCTGCGCCCCATCTGGGTCGAATGGACAACacgctgctgcttctgctgctgcgTCACGGTGCAGATCCTGACGCATGCGTCGACggacggttccctctgacgtcatACTTGGACGCAATGTTCGGTGGGTTTGAAGCCCTGGAAAGTGACAGCCATGAGAAACAAGTTTCCCCTGCAGTGAGAAGCCCCAGATCTGTTGGTTCACCTGCTCTTCAAAGGCGAGGTAACAGCACCTCAACGCTAACGAACAGGCCTGCCGCTGATGACGTCAGCGATGACGCCGAGCTGATCACTGACGTCAGACGAATGTGTCGCATGCTGGGCTTCATGTCGCTGAAGAACCAAAATATCTGTGCGAATATTGTTCGCGCGAGACTGACGTCACAGGCAGGGGAGTCGACTGACGTCAATAGAGGACTCAAACGCGCACTGGAAGAGATGGAGAAGTACACGCTGACTGCCCCGTCATTGCGGCGTTGTTGCGCCATGTTGGTGTGGCGTCACTGTCGACGTCATGTGGGCAACGTGTACGCGCTTCCCGTGCCTAAGCCTCTCATCAACGTCGTCATGAACAACCTGTGA